Genomic DNA from Fibrobacter succinogenes:
AAAGAACATATATCACATGCTTTCGTACGCCTTTCGCTGTTTGAAGGAAGGCGCATTTAAAGCGTTATCCGATGAAACAGAATCTTTCGACAATATAGACAACCTATATGCAGAAATTCTGATTCTCGGAGTGACGGTTCAAATAAAGCGTGGATTGCTGAGGGATTATATTGATGCAACAGAATCCCTCAAATGCCCTCATGGAAAAATAGAGCTTTCGGAATCCATCAAAAACATATCTTCACAAAAAAGAGAGCTAGTATGTTCTTTTCAAGAATATACTGTAAACGCCCTGTTGAATAGAATTCTAAAACAAACATTCGCGCTTCTTTTGAAAAGCAAGGATGTATCCCATGAACGCAAGAAAAAAATTCATAAGCTACTGACCTACTTTTCTTGTGTAGAGCCGATAGATTTACGAATTGTGGATTGGAACATTCATTTTAATCGTTGCAACGCAACATACCAGATGTTGATCTACATTTGCCATTGGATATATGATGAGTGGCTCATAAACCATAATCAAGATACAGGCACAAAGCGATCTTATGAAGACGATCAAAAAATGAGCCGTCTATACGAGAAATTTGTACTTGAATATTTTCGTCGTGAACATCCGGAATTGAGTGCAAATGCACCGCATTTAAATTGGCAACTGGATGACTCAATTGATAAAATGTTGCCTATTATGAAAACAGATGTGACGCTCGAAAAAGAAAACCGAATACTGATTATTGACACCAAATACTACAATAGCATGTTGCAAAGCACCTACAATTCTAGCACCCAGCATTCACACAACATGTATCAAATCTTCACCTATGTAAAGAACTTGGCGTACGAAACTCAATCAGCCAACAAAATCGTTTCGGGGATGCTTCTTTATGCCAAAACAAATGAGGCCATTTCACCAGACCAAGACTACAAAATGAGCGGTAACAGAATCAGTGTAAAAAGTCTAGATTTGAACAAAGACTTTACTGAAATCCGTAGGCAATTAGACACAATCGCAAAGATTATATAGTAA
This window encodes:
- a CDS encoding hypothetical protein (McrC protein together with McrB forms the McrBC restriction system; recognizes N4- and C5-methylcytosine (and 5-hydroxy-methylcytosines); appears to act against 5-methylcytosine preceded by a purine residue; MrcC modulates the specificty of McrB and has DNA cleavage activity), coding for MLSYAFRCLKEGAFKALSDETESFDNIDNLYAEILILGVTVQIKRGLLRDYIDATESLKCPHGKIELSESIKNISSQKRELVCSFQEYTVNALLNRILKQTFALLLKSKDVSHERKKKIHKLLTYFSCVEPIDLRIVDWNIHFNRCNATYQMLIYICHWIYDEWLINHNQDTGTKRSYEDDQKMSRLYEKFVLEYFRREHPELSANAPHLNWQLDDSIDKMLPIMKTDVTLEKENRILIIDTKYYNSMLQSTYNSSTQHSHNMYQIFTYVKNLAYETQSANKIVSGMLLYAKTNEAISPDQDYKMSGNRISVKSLDLNKDFTEIRRQLDTIAKII